The Litoribrevibacter albus genome segment GACTGAACAAAGACGATACGCTCTACTCCACATTGCCGTTGTACCACGCGACCGGCCTGGTGATTTTATGGGGATCAGCGTTGGCTGGCAGTTCTGCCTTTGCAATCCGCCGAAAATTCAGTGCTAGCCAATTCTGGTCCGACTGTCGTAAATACGATGCAACTGCGATTGGTTATGTGGGTGAATTATGTCGATACCTAATCAATGCACCGGCGTCTGCTGAGGACAGAAATCATTCCGTCACCAAAATGATCGGTAATGGCCTACGCCCAGGCATCTGGAAAGACTTCAAACAAAGATTCAATATTCAAAACGTCTTTGAACTTTACGCCTCAAGTGAAGGTAATGTCGGCTTCTCCAACATCTTTAACTTTGACTGTACTGTGGGCTTCTCTCCCGTGCCATACGCCATTGTTAAATACGATAAAGAAGCAGACCAGCCAATACGTGACAGCAAAGGCTTCCTTCAACCGGTCAAGAAAGGTGAAGTTGGCTTACTGATTGGTGAGATTTGTCCGAAAGCACCGTTCGACGGATACAACGACCCGGAGAAGACCAAGTCCTGTATTCTCGAAAACGTCTTCAAACAAGGCGATCGCTATTTTAATACCGGCGACCTGATGAGACACATGGGCTATCGTCACGCTCAGTTCGTTGATCGCGTGGGAGACACCTTCCGCTGGAAAGGGGAAAACGTATCCACCACAGAAGTCGAGCACATCCTCAACGAACATCCGGATGTCTCCGAAAGCGTCTGCTACGGTGTTGAAATTCAGGACACCAATGGCCGAGCTGGCATGGTCGCCGTGACACCGCATGAGAACATTGCGTTTGATCCAAACAAGCTGATGTCTCATCTAAACAGCGAACTACCGAGCTATGCTGTACCTGTCTTTATTCGAGAACAGCAACAGCTACAAACTACGGGCACCTTTAAATACCAGAAACACACGCTCAAAGACGAAGCATTTAACCCGGAGAAAGTTTCAGACAAACTGTGGGTGTTGTTACCTGGCGAGCAAGCCTATACAGAGGTTGACCCAACCTTGTATAGCAAGATTCAAGCAGGAGAATTTAGATTTTAAGATGATCAAGCGAGAATTTACGTTTCTTAAAGAAGCCATCCAGCGTTATCAACAGAAAAGCAATCGAGTGCTGCAACAGCAGCAGCGTCGTTTGCCAGATCAACTAGAAGGGCTGGCACTGCTGCTTGAGGGACAACCGTATTTCGGAATGAGCTTGGCCGCGCACACTACACGGCGGTTAAAGAACGTTTCGAGTGATCTGTGTGAGACCTTATATCTAACGAACGATCTACTCTGTGACAAAGCAACTGAACTGGTCGAACAAGCAGAAGGTCGCAGCTAGACTACAACTCATATTTTGTTATTTAGCTAAGACACACAAAAAAGGCAGCTGTTTAAGCTGCCTTTTTTTGTTAGAACAAATCCCGAGACCTGTCTATTAGGTTCTAGGACGAATCACCAAACGAGTCCCCGAGAAATCTATATTCTTCAAAGTGATATCACCAAAGCTTTGTGATTTCGGCGCACCGGCAACCCGCAGATTCTCATAACGCACTTCCCCAATTGACGTAGGAACAGCCAACTCAATGGAACCGTCGTCATGAATCTTAGCGGTAGGAGAACCATCATACTCCACACCTTCGATATAGGTATCTGCCTCCATCATCGCCAAAACAGGCAACGCAATCTTAGCCACCGTCTCCATCGTCTGATAACCATCCGCATCTTCCGGACTATCAATCAACGCCAGAAGATCTTCGCGTAGCCCCTGAGCGGTAATGACATCCATTTCCAGCTCATTAAGCGGCTCTAAGCCCCCCATTCCTGGTTTGTTCTGAAGTTCTTGTGCAGGCGGCTCATCATTTTCAATTCGAGCGGCATCCGCTTTAACCACCTGAAACGGCATCATCATCGCAGTGGCTAATGTAGCCGCAAAACGAATACTACTTTGACGTCTCAACGCTTTAGAGATCTGACGATCGGTCAAAATACCCAGAGATACCAGGGCCTCACCCAGTCTCAAACCGGATACTTTTTGATGATCTACCGCCTGAGCAAGTTGCTGCTCAGTAACCAGACCTTTATTGATAAGTAAGTTACCCAGCCTTGACTTAAACTGGGCCTGAGCAATTCGGCTCATAGTATTTATCTCCGTTATATAATTATTATTTATTCTCTCCATCCAACTTGCGAAGGTACTGCCTTAAAGAGGGTGCTCTCTTAAAGATAGTTAGATAAACACAAAAACGCCCATCAACTTAAACACTTTTAATAGTCAGCGTTTAAGTTGACGGGCATCTTCATTTGCAGTCATCTTTTCACAATTTTCAGGTCACTTGGGTACGACGAATCTCCTAAAAGGAAGCCCAAATGTCAGAGCTTGCGATATCCACACGCTCTTGTCTGTCATTCGCTTCTACAGCAGAAATGAACAAACGTTTCACCGATCCAGTAATCAGACCAGATTTATCCATTAAAAACGGTAAATCCACGCCAGATCGTCGAACTAATGCTTTATCACCAGTTGTAACCGAACGATTCTGAGGAAGTAATACCGAATCAGGAACGCCCACCAAAGGCATACCAGGAATAAACACAGCCGGAGACTGAACAGCCTCGGTGTAAGGATCTCTCAATAACGTCTTAAAGGCAGAAGGAGCTAATAACTCAACCCCTATCTGTGCGCCCTCAGAGGAAGGTCTGGACCAACGAATAACACAGATTTTCCATTCAGCATTCTGATGTTCACGTACGCCCATCACTTCGCCAATCTTTGGATAGCCCGCCTTACGGGGATCGATTTCCAAACAGAAACCACCAGCACTGACATCAATCACCTCAACAGATGCCACTTCCGATTTCTCAAGCGCCACATCTGCCATCACCTCTTCATAGGAAGAGAATCGCAACATATCGCCTTCAGAGGATTCAGACATTTGATGAATTTGAGGATCAGAAGAGGTTGTGTCTTCTGAACACCATCCATCTTCCATAGAAGGTAAGCTTGAGAATACTTGATCAAATCCAATACAGACTTGGTACTCGGCTTTCATGCGTAAACGAGGGAACACTCGCTCTGTTAGCTGAGTTACACGACCGGATTCAGAAGTTTTAGAAGCTGAGAATTCATTGTTGGAGTGAAACACGTCCAGAGCCTGAAACGCATTCATTTCCTTAGTGCTAGGCTGGTTCATTACCATCCTCCGACAGGTTTACCCTGTTCCAATTATTGTTTTTATAGTTATCGTATTTGGAACTATAGCAACAAAATCTAACCATTGCTAAACAGCAGTTACAAAAAGTTGCTTAAATTGTGAGCTAGTTCATCTTCAAAGATGACTCTTTATTCATGAAAAAATTATTCAGTTTTATGACAAAAAGTTATTGACTCTCAAAAAAGGCATCGCTATTATTTCGCTCCGTTGCCGGCATAGCTCAGTTGGTAGAGCAACTGACTTGTAATCAGTAGGTCCCGAGTTCGACTCTTGGTGCCGGCACCAGAATACTAAAAAGCCCAGTCAATGACTGGGCTTTTTTATGCTTATTTTTTAGGTGGAACCGATTCTTTCATTAGTAACCGTGGGTCCACTCGCTGATCAAACCAATTCATTCGCCAATCCAAATGTGCGCCTGTGGCACGGCCGGTTGATCCAATTTCTCCGACTTTCTCACCTTGCTTGATTGATTGCCCAACCTTTACATCCAGTTTGCTCATATGAAGAAAACTAGAGCTAATGCCATGCCCATGATCAATTACGACCGTACCGCCTGAAAAAAACAAATCCTTTTCAGCCAGGACAACCACCCCCGAAGCTGGAGCAATCACCGGAGACCCTTCCGGCGCTGCAATATCTAACCCAAAATGAGGTCGGCGTGGCTCTCCGTTATAAAAGCGCTGGCTGCCATACACGCCACTGATTAATCCCTTCGCAGGCCAAATAAAAGATTCCATATAATGCGACATATCACCAGAGTTAGCACGAGCCTTACGAACCTTGGCAGCTTCCGCCCGAATCCGCTTTAAATGCTCGGGATCTGGTGTAACAGTCCGTTGCGGTACACCTTCGACTTTTTGAATCTTGTATTCTCTCGCCTCAACCGAATACTGACGAGCAACTTCACGCCCATCTTTCATTTTAAAGATCAAATCCAGCGTTGGACCAAAATCGCGTCCCAGCCCAAGACCAAAGCTTCGTTCGCCATTAATAATCAACGTTCTTTTGGAAGTGCGAATGGAAACCACCTCATCTGAGGTAAGGTGACCAATCAACAGAGCCCCTTGCTTGAAGCTCCCCTGCCATTCGACCAAAGCACTTTCTTTTGCCTGCACACCGAAAGCGAACAGCAACCCAATAGAAATTCCCCACAACAACCTACGCATGACTTTTCCTGATTAGAAACCTTTATTTAGGCTATCTATATAAATATTTTTATTTTTTTCATTCAAGGGGTTTACAACGTTTTTTTTCTTCGTATAATGAGCGCCACTTGTTAAGGCAACAGCCCAAAACAAGCTACCTGAGCGGAAGTGGTGAAATTGGTAGACACGCTGGATTTAGGTTCCAGTGCTTCACGGCGTGAGAGTTCGAGTCTCTCCTTCCGCACCATTACAGGGGTATAGCCAAGCGGTAAGGCAACGGGTTTTGATCCCGTCATGCGTTGGTTCGAATCCAGCTACCCCTGCCATCTTTTTTTCCTTCTCTTATCTCCAACATCAAAACAATCCACCGTTTTAACGTTTCTCTTATATTTATCTCCCGACACTCAAGCATCATCAAACTAAAAGTACGCACATAAAAAAAGCCAGGTTAACCCCAGCTTCTTCTCACGTTTTTATTGGTATTTTCTGGATATCAGCATTCAGACCCTAGACGTTTAAGCCCCCATCACCTGACGCTTTCTATAGTCGACAAGATCAGCCAGGTAAGTCTGCTCTTTCTCAGTCAAAACACCACTGCCCATAAGCTCCGAATACAAAGACTTAATCGAATACTTATTTAACGCATTAATGCCATTTTCATTGAGCGCATCCATCAAGCGATCTTTACCCAAGTAAAATGCCATTGCGACAATAAAGCGCCGCTTAGAACCCTTCCTAACGCCACCAAACTCATTAAGTAACCACAGATAGTAGCGAACACCCAAATCCATATTATCTTTAGGATCCAACAAGTACGTGAAAGATTCTTCATCCAGCAATAATTCAGGCTGTACAGCCATCACACTATCAAGAGACAAACCTAACAAGCCAAATCTCTCTCCATCGGCCGCCGCCATATTGTTACGAGTCGCTGCAAATGAAATGGCTTGCATCACTTGCTGATCACTCTTAGAAGACAAGCCACTTTCTTTAAATTCATTCAACAACCAAGCAGGCAAAGACCTGAATCTCTGAGGAAGTGGAATAATAAAATCAGTAGTCAAACCACCTAATTTCACAGAAGGAACAGAGGACGCTACCGTCGGGTAACGCACATACGCCTTGGAAAGCAAACTTGCTTTTACTTTATTAATGGTACGGTCAGATGGGTTAGCCGTTTTAAAGAGCGCCCCCATCAATAAACTACTACCACGAGGCTTTGTCTTGGCAAACAATTCCTTAAACGAAGGATCTTCTGCAAACGCTTCCATGACCGTCTTACGCAGAATCTCATCCAGTTGCTCTTCCGCATGCTTTCTCAACGCAGTATGCAAGCCCATCCCCGAGACATCCAAACCATCCAGTTTTTTGTGTTGGATAGAAAGCTCAATACGGGATTTTTTATAGTCCAACTGACGTCGAATCAACCAATCCTGCGAATAGCTAACCCAGTGAGTCGTGTCCGTCGTTAACACTTCCGGCCAGTGCTTAGCAATTTGAGATCGATAGATATTCTGCGATTTCTTAAACTTGGTCTTAACACCAAACTTCTGTTCTTTGAGATCTTCAATGGTGATATTCGCCGTAGCTGATTTATCCTTACCACGCGTAGACACCACTTTTTCTTCTGACAAAACGCTCATTGAAAAGAGCATTAGCAATACTGAAATAAATAGTTTCTTCATTAGTTACTTTCTTGAAAAGGGTAAACCAATCTCGTCCCGCCCCGAGTCATCCTTAATCTTAGTATAAACCGATTACCCCACCCACGCAGGTTAAAGCCACACGCATTAACCAAACTAGACAAGAAGGACACAAAATACCAAACAGCTATCAGATTTATAGCTCCGTTCGAGAGATATCAAGTCAAGAGTTCGACTTAAAATGCCACACATTTACACTTATTTACATCAAAACCCGACAGGTGAACACAGATTCATTGGTAATAGAGATTTTCAGTGTCTAGATTGAAGAAAACCATTGGATAAACCACTGGATTTCATCAGCACTCTCATTGGCTTCACTCTTTACCCTATGAATATAATCTCTTATCTCAACGACCCATACTCTATTGCTCAAACCATCGAGCATATCGCCAAGCTTTTAAGCCAACACACATCCATCGTAAAAGATCACACATCTGCACAAGGCATCTTACCATTACGTTTCGGAGAGCTGGACAATCAAGGAAACTTCTTAGAATTTAAAATCCCAAAACAGTTCAAACTCACTTACTCAACCAAAAAGAAAGTAACTTCAGAACTGCTCTACTTTGATATCCTCACCAGACAGAATCAGTTTGATACAGCACTCAGCACTCTGTGTGACACCATAACAGAGTACAACAGAAATCATCGACCACTTTGGTCTGATAGCTCTTCTTTTTTTGGGATCAACATATTAATCCCACTGGTACTAAAGAATGAAGCCCACATTCCAATGCTGATACACTTCTTATCCAGCACCGACCTCCATAAAGAAAAATCACTAACAGAAGATCTCAACCGAGTATTTCAGACTCACGGCTGGACCACTAAAACACTCGAACTGTTAGCCGCCAGAGCCACTATTATTGAAGGCAAATGCGGCCAAAAACAGATAAAACATTTATTACGGGAAGGAGCACTTCTTCAACACCTTCAGTCCGACCTCAACCAAAATATCCTACTGGAAAAAATCACCGAATTTGCTTTGCTCAACTATTCAGAGCAAGAAGGAGAAAACACCCCAAAAACCATCATTACGCAAGCATTAAAATCATTCAAAGGGGTTTCAGATACGCTCACCTATAAATGTAAATTCCTTCAAAGGAGCTTTGTTGAACACTTCCCAAACTACTTACCATGTAGCTCACACTTATTTAACGGACATGACCGGTAAAGGATTACTAGGTAGTCTTTTCTAATTTATTTCTGCATGCTTACAGCCAATTTATTTTCCAAAAAGCTTATGGCTATCTATTTCACGTAATCAGTACGCGCACATTGATAGCCTAAACGCTTGCCACCCAATGAGAGCATCGCATGAAACTGTTTGATCTTATCCCCCAAAAGTTATCTGATCTGCTACCACCCACCTTAAACCAAGACATTCCTGCGCCTATTGATCAAGTAGCAGAACAAGTCCTAGAGGTCGGAAAATTGGCTGGTTACGCAGGCATTGGTTTAGCCATCAAAACTCGTGATTACGCTAAAAACACGCTTAATGAATTGATTGAGATTGGAGAACAAGCACTCGGCGAAACTCCAACACAGACAACAGCACAAGAAGAAACATCCAGCGAAGTACCTGCACCTCAAGAGCCCGCTAAACCTAGCCTCGAAGAACTATTTTCAGATGCATCAGAAAACATCAAGACCCTGACATCAAAACCGGACAACGCGACATTAGGCGAGCTCTACGCCCTGTATAAGCAAGCCACCATTGGCGATATCTCAGGCAAACGCCCTGGCATCACCAAAGTTGCAGATCGTTATAAGTTTGATGCCTGGAACAGAAAGAAAGGCATGGATAGAGACATTGCCAAGCAGGCATACATTGAAAAAGTCGAATCACTGTTAGCTAGCTGACACTAGCCAGATTGATGACATTTCGAACAAAGGGGCGTTAAGCCCCTTTGATCATTATTGAGAACTGTCTAGCCCTACCGCACCTTTGGCCTTCTCCAGAACCTCATCCCAGATACTCTTCGTCAACACCACCGGCAACTCCGAACGTCCTTCAGTAGGATCTGAATCCACTGATGTCACTGACGACTTTTCTATCGCCACTTCCAAATCATTCAACGCAATACCAATGGCATCCGTCATGATTTGCATATCTGGCATCACTTCCGGTGTAGAGGTGACAGCAATGTCGACAACACCGTTATAGCTTAAAGCAACAATCACTAATCCTAAGCCATCAAATAAAGGTGCAGAATTACTTTGCGACTCCAACTTCGCCGAGCCAAGATACAAAGGTCTTTGCGGCCCAGGTACGTTAGTGATCGACAAGTTATAGATCGGAGAATGACGATCCGCCAAGTGCAGACCGGAATACAACCGGCTGGCCAAAGCCAACGTTGTCGTCGGAATAATCTCCGTCAAACTGTCGGCACTGATCGCGTGGTTATATACCTTGGAGCTGGAAACACTTTTATGAATGGTCAGAAGTCGCTCTACAGGATTTTCAATGTGCGTGCCAAGACGCACCAAAGTAGCAGACATCTGATTTCCAAAAGAGGCATGAATGGTTCGTGAACGGACTGACAGCGGTGAAAACGCAATCAAGGATTTACGCGGCAGGTTTCGCTTAAAGTTCAGGTAATGCCGCAATGCGCCTGAACAAATCGTTAAAATCACATCATTAACGGTAGCACCATCTACCGCATCACGAACGGCCTTAATACGACTCATATCTAGCGCTTTATGACCAAATACCCGACGACATGAGATCGAACCATTAAACGGCGTATGCGGCGCACTGAACAAACCAGGTTGATTTCCAGAACTCTCGACCAAACGCTTCTTCAACATGGTATTGGTAAGATTGGATAAAAACTCCCGCGCCAACTGCCCCAACTGCCCCAACTGCGCCATTTGGGATGCTTTCTTTTTGTAGGACTTCAAAAGAAGCTCAGTTTCCGTTGGTAGTTCTTCCGGCCTCCATTCCCGCGCAATCTCGGAACGGGACAAATTAGGCTCAACATCCAGAAGCGCACTGATCATCTCCTCACCGGAAATATTATCAATGGCACAATGATGAAGCTTAAATATGACGGCAAAACGATGCGAACCAAATTCTTCCTCATCGAAACCATCCACAAATATAGCTTCCCAAAGCGGTTTATCACGCTCCAACGGCTTTGCAAACTCCGCCGCTGCCATGTTGACCAACTTCTTACGATTCGACGGTTTC includes the following:
- a CDS encoding long-chain-acyl-CoA synthetase gives rise to the protein MSEVQQTIQFKQILPRVPTLLANLHNVVKGLVLANNTNPEKNHGLAWCIERAVKRNPDGIAIKSDQGNITYREFNQRANQIAHFLEAQGYQIGDTIAVMMDNRAELLITIAALAKIGVAAAMVNTAQTHKVLTHSISIVNPKGVIVGSELHQSIDDIKAELPLSEDQFFFVPDGDTVSEIPGYRHLPQEASNSPKHNPDTSKRVKRDDPLFYIYTSGTTGLPKAAIFKNGRWMKAFGTFGFIIARLNKDDTLYSTLPLYHATGLVILWGSALAGSSAFAIRRKFSASQFWSDCRKYDATAIGYVGELCRYLINAPASAEDRNHSVTKMIGNGLRPGIWKDFKQRFNIQNVFELYASSEGNVGFSNIFNFDCTVGFSPVPYAIVKYDKEADQPIRDSKGFLQPVKKGEVGLLIGEICPKAPFDGYNDPEKTKSCILENVFKQGDRYFNTGDLMRHMGYRHAQFVDRVGDTFRWKGENVSTTEVEHILNEHPDVSESVCYGVEIQDTNGRAGMVAVTPHENIAFDPNKLMSHLNSELPSYAVPVFIREQQQLQTTGTFKYQKHTLKDEAFNPEKVSDKLWVLLPGEQAYTEVDPTLYSKIQAGEFRF
- a CDS encoding M23 family metallopeptidase; this encodes MRRLLWGISIGLLFAFGVQAKESALVEWQGSFKQGALLIGHLTSDEVVSIRTSKRTLIINGERSFGLGLGRDFGPTLDLIFKMKDGREVARQYSVEAREYKIQKVEGVPQRTVTPDPEHLKRIRAEAAKVRKARANSGDMSHYMESFIWPAKGLISGVYGSQRFYNGEPRRPHFGLDIAAPEGSPVIAPASGVVVLAEKDLFFSGGTVVIDHGHGISSSFLHMSKLDVKVGQSIKQGEKVGEIGSTGRATGAHLDWRMNWFDQRVDPRLLMKESVPPKK
- a CDS encoding acyl-CoA-binding protein yields the protein MKLFDLIPQKLSDLLPPTLNQDIPAPIDQVAEQVLEVGKLAGYAGIGLAIKTRDYAKNTLNELIEIGEQALGETPTQTTAQEETSSEVPAPQEPAKPSLEELFSDASENIKTLTSKPDNATLGELYALYKQATIGDISGKRPGITKVADRYKFDAWNRKKGMDRDIAKQAYIEKVESLLAS
- a CDS encoding WS/DGAT/MGAT family O-acyltransferase — translated: MQQLSSLDASFYFLETEHTPMHVGGLYLFDNSETGQDFTFAQFRELILSRLHIARFFRQRIIEVPLKLDNPYWVDDPDFHVDNHLLHVPLGKPSNRKKLVNMAAAEFAKPLERDKPLWEAIFVDGFDEEEFGSHRFAVIFKLHHCAIDNISGEEMISALLDVEPNLSRSEIAREWRPEELPTETELLLKSYKKKASQMAQLGQLGQLAREFLSNLTNTMLKKRLVESSGNQPGLFSAPHTPFNGSISCRRVFGHKALDMSRIKAVRDAVDGATVNDVILTICSGALRHYLNFKRNLPRKSLIAFSPLSVRSRTIHASFGNQMSATLVRLGTHIENPVERLLTIHKSVSSSKVYNHAISADSLTEIIPTTTLALASRLYSGLHLADRHSPIYNLSITNVPGPQRPLYLGSAKLESQSNSAPLFDGLGLVIVALSYNGVVDIAVTSTPEVMPDMQIMTDAIGIALNDLEVAIEKSSVTSVDSDPTEGRSELPVVLTKSIWDEVLEKAKGAVGLDSSQ